The stretch of DNA GACAAGTACGATGCCGCGGTCTTTTCCGCCCCGAAGTTCGCCGCGCCGCTGTCGACCCGACGCTTCGTCATCGCGCCCTCGATCGATCCGCTCTCCGAGCGCAATCGCGAGATGCCGCGCGGCGAGCAGAGCCGGCACCTGGAGCGCTTGGGCGTGCGGACGGACAAGCCGATCCTGCTCCAGGTCGGCCCCTTCGAGCGGCTCCAGGATCCGCTCGGCGTCGTCAATGCCTACCGGCTCGTGAAGATGCACCACGACGTGCGCCTCGTCCTGGCGGGCTCGCCGCCGGGGCCGGGCGGCGTGCTCGCGGAGACGCAGGAAGCGGCGAGCCAGGACCCCGACGTCACTGTCCTCGTGCTGCCCCCCGACCCGCAGACCGAGCTCAACGCGCTGGAGCGCGCGGCGACGATCGTGCTGCAGAAGCCGCTCTTCACCGACTTCGGCACCGACGTCGCCACGGCCATGTGGAAGGGCAAGCCCGTGGTCGGAAGCCTGGCCGGAGGGATCCCCTCGCAAATCGTGTCCAAGGTCACCGGATACACTGTGGAGACGGTCGAGGGCGCCGCCTTCCGCATCCGGCATCTGCTGAGCAATCCGGAGCTGATCGGCCGGATGGGCGCCGCCGGCCGCGAGCACGTGCGTCGCAATTTCCTGATCACGCGGCACCTGGGCGACTACCTGGCGCTGCTCGCCCACCTCACGGGATGAGAAACGGGCCCATGCCATGGCGCACGATCTGCTAACCGGGGACGCCCAGGCCGCGCTCGCGCGCATCGGCTCGGCTGACCTCGTCATTGGGGTGCCGACGGCGGGCGCCGCCCCGAGCCTCGACGGTGTCGCGGCCGCCGTGCGCGTCGGGCTCCAGGTGCATTTCCCCGGGCAATCGGCCGCGGTGATCCACGTCGACCAGGGGGGCGCCGACGATCCTGGCGGCGCGCCGGCCCAGGCTTTCGGCGAAGTCCCGCTCGTTCGGATCCGGCCGGCGCACGCGACCGGCGGCCCGCTGGTCCAGTTGAGACTCGACGAGGCCGTGGCCACGACGCTGGCGACGGGGCAGGCGCTCGGGGCGCGGGCCATCATCCTGCTCAACGCCGAGAACGCGAGCCTCAACGCCGACTGGGTGGGCGGTCTCGGCGGGCCCGTGCTCGCGGACGATTGCGGTCTCGTGGTGCCCGTCTATCAGGGCGGGCACTACGAGGGCACGCTCACTCACGCGCTCGTCGTCCCGCTGATCCGAACCCTCTTCGGCAAGCGTCTCGCGCGCCCGCTGGCCGAGGAATTCGGCTGCTCTGGGAAGGCGGCGGCCTTCCTGCTCGAGCAGAACGTCTGGGAGACGGACCTCGGGCGCAACGGGGTCGAGTTCTGGATCCCCGCAGCCGCCATCGCCGAGGGAGTCGCGATCGGTCAGGCGGCGCTCGGGCCGCGGCGCGTCCCCGCCCCCGCCCAGCCAGCGCCGCTCGGGGAGATCGTGGGGCGCACGGCCGGCTCGCTCTTCTCGATCGCCGAGCGGTACGAGGTCCTCTGGCTCGAGCGTCAGGGCTCGGAATCGGTCCCCTGCGTGGGATCGCTGCCGGAGCCGCAGCCGGGCCCCGCACCCGATCCCGAGCGCTTGCTGGGCGGCTTCCAGCAAGGCGTTCGGGACCTCTATCCGGTCTGGGAGCGCATCCTGGCGCCGGAGACCCTGAGCGAGATACTGGCACTCGGCGAGTATGCCACCGGCGAGTTCCGGTTCCCCGACGGCCTCTGGGCTCGCGTCGTGTATGATTTCCTCCTCGCCTATCGCGCGCGGGTCGTCTACCGGAGCCACATCGCCCAATCGCTCGCCCCGCTCTACCTGGGCCGCGTGGCGTCCGTGGTCTACGAGACGCGCAACCGGCCACCCGCCGCGGTGGCGAAGGCGACCGAGCGATTGTGCCAGGTCTTCGAGGAGTGGAAGCCCTACCTGGTGGACCGCTGGCGATGAGGCCCCAGACCGTGAAG from Candidatus Rokuibacteriota bacterium encodes:
- a CDS encoding glycosyltransferase, yielding MGGKLDDYRAVAPRGSVDFMLRIAERLRGRRIVQVSVSRYGGAAAEILNRIVPILNDLGIETAWEVMLGSADFDAIVTAVSKGLAGVEQVVTEAMLARLHATCAGNARRLPLDADLVIVHDAATLLLVEGRPPAGRWLWRYHGDLSSPQPQLWNALRPFVDKYDAAVFSAPKFAAPLSTRRFVIAPSIDPLSERNREMPRGEQSRHLERLGVRTDKPILLQVGPFERLQDPLGVVNAYRLVKMHHDVRLVLAGSPPGPGGVLAETQEAASQDPDVTVLVLPPDPQTELNALERAATIVLQKPLFTDFGTDVATAMWKGKPVVGSLAGGIPSQIVSKVTGYTVETVEGAAFRIRHLLSNPELIGRMGAAGREHVRRNFLITRHLGDYLALLAHLTG